From the Ruminiclostridium josui JCM 17888 genome, one window contains:
- a CDS encoding ABC transporter ATP-binding protein: MSNIAVSTSNLTKSFNGHKSVDNLSLSIPQGCIYGLLGPNGAGKTTTIRMLLGLIRPDGGDVHIFGQNLSFYREAILKNVGSLIETPSYYANLNAWENLKIICMMKQINTDEINPILDLVGLQNCGKKKVGKFSLGMKQRLAIAEALIGGPKLVILDEPVNGLDPAGIHEVREIIKSLARKSGITFLISSHLLNEMELMADKLGIIKDGKLLYEGDLQKLTDKQVNRITVGVSDLRKAVDYFKSVGIQVSIQEKDLMIEGNYSTEDISKRLMGQGIGITCIYKQNDSLENIYLRMMDGQSN, encoded by the coding sequence ATGAGTAATATAGCTGTGAGTACTAGTAATTTGACTAAAAGTTTTAATGGACATAAATCTGTGGATAATTTAAGCTTAAGTATACCGCAAGGATGCATATATGGACTTCTGGGACCCAATGGAGCCGGAAAAACTACAACCATTCGCATGTTGCTTGGGTTAATCCGGCCGGATGGTGGAGATGTACATATATTTGGTCAGAACCTATCTTTTTATCGCGAAGCAATTTTAAAAAATGTCGGGTCATTGATTGAGACTCCGTCCTATTATGCAAATTTAAATGCATGGGAGAATCTCAAAATTATCTGTATGATGAAACAAATTAACACAGATGAAATTAATCCAATACTTGATTTAGTTGGTCTACAAAATTGTGGTAAAAAAAAGGTGGGTAAATTTTCCCTTGGTATGAAACAGCGGTTGGCCATAGCAGAGGCTCTTATTGGTGGACCTAAGCTTGTTATACTGGATGAGCCAGTCAATGGATTGGATCCTGCCGGTATACATGAAGTTAGGGAAATTATTAAATCCTTGGCTCGAAAGTCCGGAATTACTTTTTTGATTTCAAGTCATTTATTAAATGAAATGGAACTTATGGCAGATAAACTTGGAATTATAAAAGATGGTAAGCTTTTATATGAAGGAGATTTACAGAAACTGACTGATAAACAGGTAAATCGAATCACGGTAGGAGTTAGCGATCTTCGAAAAGCCGTTGATTATTTCAAGAGTGTGGGAATACAGGTTTCAATTCAGGAGAAAGATTTAATGATTGAGGGTAATTACTCTACTGAAGATATTTCGAAAAGGCTGATGGGACAGGGAATAGGTATAACTTGTATTTATAAGCAAAATGATTCCTTGGAAAATATTTATTTAAGAATGATGGATGGTCAATCAAATTAA
- a CDS encoding fibronectin type III domain-containing protein, translating into MRTKRIFAALVLTIFFITTYGSVYAATIDVPVPAAPTQLSIPKSSQGTEPSIGYDSADGGKSGYYADIQWQVANPAGKYVNIYLQESPKGYRTAKPTYLKEKDLPAITTPIRMRDLTSGTVYTATSKAYATEVDPLTGKVYKSGESESSNLVKFMTDINIQCITSGTNKIKIVWDDVWNDGKRINYQLYVSENKDFANTLPITVTQEQISATGPVYVNQSDGTLEYEHTVKDPGRVYYVKIVPVVSDQSIIKKSQTETILVSTHILVKTSRVSTTDDGTIWRLDWSPVITGLSSSNITVQYQINRFESDNMPKIIMVETGTTTFITVPDGQENSYMIRAIVKKDGLPYYPSNIDIVSDKVTLKESDVPASPSTPELVPEFRDSLDSIIIAYEDVKDTNGVIIKKGELGKDTATILWRLPKKADGTIDSDVMYDLWLLEDSGAIDAPPIETKIQTNFKPGNANFVQDEANGGKVIGYKYKIENLQPNHTYYFRIIAKKTFAEEKDGIIQNVEHTSTPALKVIVTLPGGSIDTPLIPSNPPLQIRKQEDGIKDMITDTSITIQLKNRWFEQFDSATGKWSYIQADKTSMSDIPPYNPQTTPPDNQNYRKVEYDSGVTLYVGCTEYTPGIDISSINTYKLENVSTTPNDDLEDMYLNVPENVPVPASGTPVYAKHNVVVPVKDLKPNTTYILWVRAARAGNPPLLSDVSNPIIFTTLPTPDDTIEKPVVPELRCTNVSDTFADLAWTYKEQNTYYLKYGTVDDIARAQGSLKITGAQIKNSGLDYVRITGLTADTQYYFWIQAEAFNSDLSASEKSEWSDSLPLRTLKLIPPSTPRGFGVKNTADAVTKNSITFEWIQEPGLTYILEIAGKIDYSDAKVYECGSVAEFKVEGLTSNFRYYARLYAYDPVKKLRSLPTQSISVRTLRSSDDYDSDQDVDHPITGDVIEKAPTIVNGTWVVKITGVNADRLVQIIMTDNILDYTVDLSKPPAPATNISLMISKKVFDKLEQLKENIAFKTAAVTYNLKAGILSNVTTTDTKKEQIYTFDIVLTPQKPYTRANELILRQPLAQMGVTLDTGASIMTISKFAIPLIISYPYTNSKDYVEGKTLGYQYNGVTSSWEKKATSNKFDIDNSKGFISFQAETPGIYALADRTNNLFDDIYGHTYEDSILNVAMAHNLKSITSRMFNPDKNATVGEAVKLAFDSMEYNYGSDFMDLAVKTGLIKSGKTASAILTRQDAAYLATVLYEMKTNTRVNGNKDVISTYKDYSKIDKTILNKVAFAAENGFLPYQSSTLFNPTQSVTRGELMYMLEKALVLAGDI; encoded by the coding sequence ATGAGGACAAAAAGGATATTTGCAGCTTTAGTATTAACGATATTTTTCATAACAACATATGGTTCAGTGTATGCAGCAACCATTGATGTGCCTGTACCTGCCGCACCAACACAGCTGTCAATTCCAAAAAGCAGTCAAGGTACAGAGCCCAGCATAGGATATGATTCGGCAGATGGGGGAAAGTCTGGTTATTATGCAGACATTCAGTGGCAGGTGGCAAATCCGGCAGGCAAGTATGTGAATATATACCTTCAGGAATCACCAAAAGGCTACAGAACTGCGAAACCTACATATTTAAAAGAGAAAGATCTTCCTGCAATTACAACCCCAATTAGAATGAGAGATCTTACTTCGGGAACTGTGTACACTGCAACTTCAAAAGCATATGCAACAGAGGTTGACCCATTAACAGGTAAAGTATATAAATCCGGTGAGTCCGAGAGCTCAAACCTTGTAAAATTTATGACTGATATAAACATACAGTGTATTACATCAGGAACAAATAAAATAAAGATAGTTTGGGATGATGTATGGAATGACGGCAAGAGAATAAATTATCAACTGTATGTTTCAGAAAATAAGGATTTTGCAAATACGCTTCCTATTACTGTTACACAGGAACAGATAAGCGCAACCGGCCCGGTATATGTAAATCAGTCTGATGGAACACTGGAGTATGAGCATACAGTTAAAGATCCGGGAAGAGTGTATTATGTCAAAATTGTTCCTGTTGTATCTGACCAGTCAATTATTAAAAAGTCACAAACAGAAACTATATTGGTAAGCACACATATTTTAGTAAAAACATCTAGAGTATCAACGACAGATGACGGAACAATCTGGAGACTTGATTGGAGTCCCGTTATAACAGGACTTTCATCTTCTAACATAACCGTTCAGTATCAGATAAATAGATTTGAATCTGACAATATGCCTAAGATAATAATGGTGGAAACTGGTACAACAACATTTATTACAGTGCCTGACGGGCAGGAAAACAGTTACATGATAAGGGCAATTGTAAAGAAGGATGGACTGCCATATTATCCAAGCAATATAGATATAGTTTCAGACAAGGTTACACTTAAGGAGAGTGATGTTCCTGCATCGCCTTCCACACCGGAACTTGTACCTGAGTTTAGGGATTCGTTGGATTCCATTATAATAGCCTACGAAGATGTTAAGGACACTAACGGAGTAATCATTAAAAAAGGAGAACTTGGAAAGGATACGGCAACTATATTATGGCGTTTGCCTAAAAAGGCGGATGGTACAATAGACTCGGATGTTATGTATGATTTATGGCTTTTAGAGGATTCAGGAGCAATAGATGCTCCTCCTATAGAAACAAAGATACAGACAAATTTTAAACCGGGTAATGCGAATTTTGTACAGGACGAAGCCAATGGTGGAAAGGTTATAGGCTATAAATATAAAATTGAAAACCTACAGCCAAACCATACCTATTATTTCAGAATAATAGCCAAGAAAACCTTTGCAGAAGAAAAAGACGGAATTATTCAAAATGTAGAGCATACTTCAACTCCAGCACTTAAGGTAATTGTTACACTACCCGGAGGGTCAATAGATACCCCGTTGATACCGTCAAACCCACCTCTTCAGATAAGGAAACAGGAAGACGGAATCAAAGACATGATTACCGATACTAGCATAACAATACAGTTGAAAAACAGGTGGTTTGAACAGTTTGATTCTGCTACGGGCAAATGGTCATATATACAGGCAGACAAAACATCTATGTCTGACATACCACCATATAATCCACAAACAACGCCGCCGGATAATCAGAACTATAGAAAAGTTGAATATGATAGTGGAGTAACTTTGTATGTGGGTTGTACCGAGTATACGCCAGGTATTGATATATCATCAATAAACACGTATAAATTGGAAAATGTGTCAACAACTCCTAATGATGATTTGGAGGACATGTATCTTAATGTACCTGAAAATGTACCCGTTCCGGCTTCTGGAACTCCAGTTTATGCAAAGCACAATGTAGTTGTACCTGTGAAAGATTTAAAACCTAATACAACCTATATACTGTGGGTAAGAGCAGCCAGAGCTGGTAATCCTCCGTTGCTTTCAGATGTTTCTAATCCAATAATTTTTACTACTTTGCCTACACCTGATGATACTATAGAAAAGCCTGTAGTTCCTGAACTCAGATGTACTAATGTTTCTGATACATTTGCTGATTTGGCATGGACTTACAAGGAGCAGAATACATATTATCTAAAATATGGCACTGTGGATGATATCGCAAGGGCACAAGGCTCTTTAAAAATCACAGGAGCGCAGATAAAAAACTCTGGCCTTGACTATGTGAGGATAACAGGATTGACTGCAGATACTCAGTATTATTTCTGGATTCAAGCAGAAGCATTCAATTCTGACTTATCAGCCAGTGAAAAATCAGAATGGAGTGATTCACTGCCTTTAAGGACATTAAAGCTGATACCTCCTTCAACACCAAGAGGCTTTGGAGTTAAGAATACTGCGGATGCAGTGACCAAGAACAGTATAACCTTTGAATGGATTCAGGAACCGGGACTTACTTATATACTTGAAATTGCAGGGAAAATTGACTATTCCGATGCAAAAGTATATGAGTGTGGAAGTGTTGCCGAATTCAAGGTTGAAGGACTTACATCCAACTTCAGATATTATGCAAGGCTATATGCATATGATCCGGTTAAAAAACTTCGCTCACTGCCCACTCAAAGTATCAGCGTCAGAACATTGAGAAGCAGTGACGACTATGATTCAGACCAGGATGTAGACCATCCGATTACAGGAGATGTTATAGAGAAGGCGCCCACCATTGTAAATGGCACTTGGGTTGTTAAGATAACAGGGGTAAATGCTGACAGACTTGTACAGATAATAATGACTGACAATATACTTGACTACACCGTTGATTTATCCAAGCCGCCGGCGCCTGCAACAAATATATCCCTTATGATATCAAAAAAGGTGTTTGACAAACTGGAACAACTTAAAGAGAATATTGCCTTTAAGACTGCGGCTGTCACATATAATTTGAAAGCAGGAATACTTTCAAATGTAACTACCACAGATACTAAAAAGGAACAGATATATACCTTTGATATTGTACTAACACCTCAGAAACCATATACCCGGGCAAATGAGCTTATACTAAGGCAGCCTCTGGCACAGATGGGGGTAACACTTGACACAGGTGCAAGTATAATGACTATATCAAAATTTGCAATACCGTTGATAATCAGTTATCCCTATACAAACTCAAAGGATTATGTTGAGGGGAAAACTTTGGGATACCAATATAACGGAGTAACAAGCAGTTGGGAGAAAAAAGCTACGTCAAACAAATTCGACATAGACAACAGCAAGGGCTTTATAAGCTTCCAAGCAGAGACACCCGGAATTTATGCACTTGCTGACAGGACTAATAACTTGTTTGATGATATATATGGCCATACCTATGAAGACTCTATACTGAATGTTGCCATGGCCCACAATCTTAAAAGTATAACAAGTCGTATGTTTAATCCTGATAAGAATGCAACAGTAGGAGAAGCAGTAAAGCTTGCATTTGACAGCATGGAATATAACTATGGCAGTGATTTTATGGATTTGGCAGTAAAGACGGGATTAATAAAGTCCGGAAAAACAGCTTCAGCAATTCTTACAAGACAGGATGCTGCGTACTTGGCAACAGTATTGTATGAAATGAAAACAAATACAAGAGTTAATGGAAACAAGGACGTAATCTCAACATACAAAGACTACAGCAAGATAGATAAGACAATCCTGAATAAAGTTGCCTTTGCGGCTGAAAACGGATTTTTACCTTATCAGTCATCTACACTGTTTAACCCAACCCAAAGTGTTACAAGGGGAGAACTGATGTATATGTTGGAAAAAGCGCTGGTACTTGCAGGAGACATATAA
- a CDS encoding ABC transporter permease produces the protein MILKLLRSEQLKLKRTGLIFMTILIPLAINMLITIDLQFRYTGYLLIHQQEMNISCWQLILKEQRILFFPALLPFFATLILTQIFSVERRSNGWSMILTQPIKRYQLLLSKYIISCKYITILIVVNIVTMAIAGFITGIKDPFDTELFLRCFLILLVSTFATAAIQLIAIEIFPSKWISLFIGLFLGLLSQDTYINSVFGKFNPYSFSDFSYRSDWNQAVFMILISCIYIIIGLLASTSIFKRKNIYR, from the coding sequence ATGATATTAAAACTTTTACGTTCCGAGCAATTAAAGCTAAAGAGAACCGGACTTATTTTTATGACTATTTTAATACCGCTTGCGATTAATATGCTAATTACAATAGATCTCCAATTCCGATATACGGGATATTTGCTTATACATCAACAGGAAATGAACATTTCCTGTTGGCAATTGATATTAAAAGAACAGCGTATTTTATTTTTTCCTGCACTTCTTCCTTTTTTTGCGACATTGATTCTGACGCAGATATTTTCTGTGGAAAGAAGAAGCAACGGTTGGTCTATGATTTTAACTCAACCAATAAAGCGATACCAGTTACTTTTATCAAAATATATTATTAGTTGCAAATATATCACAATTTTAATTGTTGTTAATATTGTGACGATGGCGATTGCAGGATTCATAACAGGTATTAAGGACCCATTTGATACAGAACTGTTTTTAAGGTGTTTTTTGATACTATTGGTATCAACCTTTGCAACGGCAGCAATTCAATTGATTGCTATTGAGATTTTTCCATCTAAATGGATAAGCCTTTTCATTGGGCTATTTCTGGGTTTGCTTTCGCAGGATACATACATTAATAGCGTATTCGGTAAATTTAACCCATATTCATTTTCTGATTTTAGTTATCGTTCGGATTGGAATCAAGCTGTATTTATGATACTAATTTCATGTATTTATATTATTATTGGGTTACTAGCTTCTACATCCATATTTAAAAGAAAAAACATCTACAGATAA
- a CDS encoding ABC transporter permease codes for MLRAELYKYFRMHLISITFFASIIWVLCMLYFVISSKIADVTNIGLGLYVFSRYLFCAIAVPAYIILITRVAGEMEQRNNNWGLLLSMPIKKGTIYFAKIITLLGMIFVFYAGYTTGILFIGGIASNFQLPVMEILLELLLSFICTFSILSFFYVFSLEKTSIIIYLGVGVVILLSGFLAIQSEIVWIYCPWCYPTAVTIVNSLGLTIKCIGINFALTLAVNLIGFIRFCRRQWTA; via the coding sequence ATGCTAAGAGCAGAGTTGTATAAATACTTTAGAATGCATTTGATCTCCATAACTTTTTTTGCATCCATCATTTGGGTACTCTGTATGCTATATTTTGTGATTTCATCAAAAATAGCTGATGTTACAAATATTGGTTTAGGATTGTATGTTTTTTCTCGGTATTTGTTTTGTGCAATAGCTGTTCCGGCTTATATTATCCTGATTACCAGAGTTGCTGGAGAGATGGAGCAAAGAAATAACAATTGGGGGCTTTTGCTGAGCATGCCGATCAAAAAGGGTACCATATACTTTGCCAAAATAATTACATTGTTGGGAATGATATTTGTTTTTTATGCTGGTTATACAACCGGCATCCTATTTATTGGAGGCATTGCAAGTAATTTTCAACTACCTGTGATGGAGATTTTACTGGAGTTGTTATTATCGTTTATATGCACCTTTTCAATACTGTCATTTTTTTATGTTTTTTCTTTAGAAAAAACTTCAATAATCATTTATCTGGGAGTGGGAGTTGTCATTTTGTTATCTGGATTTTTGGCTATACAGTCAGAAATTGTATGGATATATTGCCCCTGGTGTTATCCGACAGCAGTCACAATAGTCAATTCGCTAGGATTGACTATAAAATGTATTGGTATTAATTTTGCACTTACCTTAGCAGTAAATCTTATAGGTTTTATTCGTTTTTGTAGAAGGCAATGGACTGCTTAA
- a CDS encoding S-layer homology domain-containing protein: protein MKKRITRYIAILLAAVVLFTIGVQDVQAHGVKVTTQKIDGKYKLTLTSQESGLGVNILAFSISKGKTINIAYTLKKGAVTSASTEIDESMVLAPFRVITTNSDDIDGRPFSDIANTEFDEYIRHLHDVGITSGFSDGTFRPSNTLSRAEAATMLSVALNLKPDDSQNTKLKDVNDHWGKKYINAVVNKGIMTGYSDKTFRPNNKITVAEVCTIISKSFSFKTKAQGTFGKLKKNQWYSAYVQNVFNLKILTIEDSIYKNFSENGNISRGNFAMMLSRALSTF, encoded by the coding sequence ATGAAAAAGCGCATTACCAGATATATAGCCATATTATTAGCGGCAGTAGTATTGTTTACTATAGGAGTACAGGATGTTCAGGCGCATGGAGTTAAAGTAACTACACAGAAGATTGACGGCAAATACAAGCTCACTCTTACGAGTCAAGAGTCCGGTTTAGGCGTTAACATACTGGCATTCAGTATTTCAAAAGGTAAAACAATTAATATTGCCTATACATTAAAAAAGGGTGCAGTGACTTCTGCTTCAACAGAAATTGATGAGTCAATGGTTTTAGCACCTTTCAGAGTTATAACAACAAACTCCGATGATATAGATGGAAGACCATTTTCAGATATTGCTAATACCGAGTTTGATGAATATATCAGGCACTTGCACGATGTGGGTATAACTTCAGGGTTCTCAGATGGAACATTTAGACCGAGTAATACACTATCACGTGCTGAGGCGGCTACAATGCTATCGGTGGCATTAAACTTAAAACCTGATGATTCTCAAAATACCAAACTGAAGGATGTAAACGATCATTGGGGCAAGAAGTATATAAATGCCGTTGTTAATAAAGGCATAATGACTGGTTACTCGGACAAGACATTTAGACCAAACAATAAAATAACGGTTGCAGAGGTTTGTACAATAATAAGCAAATCCTTTAGTTTTAAAACAAAAGCTCAGGGTACATTTGGAAAATTGAAGAAAAACCAATGGTATTCAGCTTATGTACAAAACGTATTTAATTTAAAAATTTTAACTATTGAGGATAGTATATACAAAAACTTCTCCGAAAATGGAAATATTTCCAGAGGAAACTTTGCAATGATGCTCAGCAGAGCGCTTTCTACGTTTTAA